A single region of the Hoeflea prorocentri genome encodes:
- a CDS encoding M23 family metallopeptidase, whose product MSQSSVGRVFGKRTKQHTIILASGDQIRHWTVRPWMLGVTASVLAVFAIGYLLGTTYLVLRDDLIGAAMARQAHMQHAYEDRIASLRSQVDRITSRQLLDQQLMDDKMTRLLEQQAMLSTRHGRLDMLLKRAEIVEFVPEQIPVPTARPDQADVAKPLRRADTPVEGKSARLEPAVEDTQIRTGKLAFAAPPARQAETIFDNVIGTLNTIEQEQFKKVQVLTSNAYQNAETIRSILLQTGIPANLQNAVGGPFISAEKPSAFDSSLNHLGDALETLEQAKSLARQVPVAHPVPNHPVSSRFGKRKDPFFKRLAHHAGIDFKTPYGQSIFSTGNGKVVKAGRKGGYGKMIEIDHGNGITTRYAHLSRIQVKVGETVEAGDRIGAAGSTGRSTGPHLHYEIRLNNVAVNPQRFLTAGEQLSNYL is encoded by the coding sequence GTGTCGCAAAGTTCAGTCGGCCGCGTTTTTGGCAAACGCACCAAACAGCACACGATCATTCTGGCCAGCGGCGATCAAATCCGGCATTGGACCGTTCGGCCCTGGATGCTTGGCGTAACGGCAAGCGTACTGGCAGTCTTCGCCATCGGTTATCTTCTCGGTACGACCTATCTGGTTCTGCGCGATGATCTTATTGGCGCGGCCATGGCCCGCCAGGCTCATATGCAGCACGCCTACGAAGACAGGATTGCATCCCTGCGGTCCCAGGTTGACCGGATCACAAGCCGGCAACTCCTCGATCAGCAGCTGATGGACGACAAGATGACCCGGCTCCTGGAGCAGCAGGCCATGCTGAGCACCCGACACGGGCGTCTCGATATGCTGCTTAAACGTGCCGAAATCGTGGAATTCGTTCCTGAACAAATCCCCGTGCCGACGGCACGCCCCGATCAGGCTGACGTTGCGAAGCCACTCCGCCGCGCTGATACGCCCGTAGAAGGCAAGAGCGCCCGTCTGGAGCCGGCTGTCGAGGACACGCAAATCCGCACCGGCAAACTCGCCTTCGCTGCCCCGCCCGCCCGGCAGGCCGAGACAATATTCGACAACGTCATCGGCACCTTGAATACAATTGAACAGGAGCAGTTCAAAAAAGTTCAGGTACTCACATCCAATGCCTACCAGAATGCCGAAACGATCCGGTCCATCCTTCTACAGACCGGCATACCTGCCAATCTTCAAAATGCAGTTGGCGGGCCTTTCATCAGCGCTGAAAAGCCATCGGCTTTTGACAGTTCTCTGAACCATCTTGGCGATGCTCTTGAAACGCTGGAACAGGCCAAATCATTGGCACGTCAGGTGCCTGTTGCCCACCCTGTCCCGAACCATCCGGTAAGCAGCCGATTCGGCAAGCGCAAGGATCCGTTTTTCAAGCGCCTCGCACATCATGCCGGGATCGATTTCAAGACGCCCTATGGCCAGAGCATATTTTCCACCGGAAACGGCAAGGTTGTGAAGGCAGGACGCAAGGGCGGCTATGGCAAGATGATCGAGATTGATCACGGCAATGGCATCACAACGCGATACGCGCACCTTTCGCGCATCCAAGTCAAAGTCGGCGAGACGGTCGAGGCGGGAGATCGCATCGGTGCAGCCGGAAGCACCGGCCGCTCAACCGGACCACATCTTCACTATGAAATCCGGCTCAACAATGTTGCGGTCAATCCCCAGAGGTTCCTGACCGCCGGCGAGCAGCTAAGCAACTATCTTTGA
- a CDS encoding ferritin-like domain-containing protein — MMSESDTISFRSLRDGANKAIRASDLDIKTAIAQEAARRWHARAVSLRSPLDEPVAERPGRPAKPELLPPRLVKKRNLNTQQGRIALLHALAHIELNAVDLALDIVARFASEKVPLTFFDGWMQVAYEEAKHFNLIRARLRALGADYGDLPAHDGLWQAAHDTRNDLNARLAVVPLILEARGLDVTPPLQAKMVQTGDTESAAILDIIYNDEKKHVAVGAKWFRFLCHRQRKNPEETFKKLVRANFRGQLKAPFNDVARAEAGLTPSFYRNLTSTNAS, encoded by the coding sequence ATGATGTCTGAAAGCGACACCATATCGTTCAGGTCGCTGCGCGACGGCGCCAACAAGGCCATTCGGGCAAGCGACCTCGATATCAAGACAGCGATCGCACAAGAGGCCGCGCGGCGTTGGCATGCGCGCGCCGTTTCACTGCGCTCACCGCTCGACGAGCCGGTTGCAGAAAGGCCGGGACGGCCCGCAAAACCTGAATTGCTACCGCCCCGGCTCGTTAAGAAGCGTAACCTCAACACGCAACAGGGCCGCATCGCCCTGTTGCACGCGCTGGCTCATATCGAGTTGAACGCGGTTGATCTCGCGCTGGACATCGTGGCGAGGTTTGCCAGCGAAAAGGTTCCGCTTACCTTCTTCGATGGCTGGATGCAGGTCGCCTATGAAGAGGCCAAACACTTCAATCTGATCAGGGCCCGTTTACGCGCTCTTGGTGCCGATTACGGCGACCTGCCGGCACATGACGGCCTGTGGCAGGCTGCGCATGATACACGCAACGATCTGAACGCAAGGCTTGCAGTGGTTCCCCTCATACTGGAGGCGCGCGGGCTGGATGTCACGCCGCCTCTACAGGCTAAGATGGTCCAGACCGGCGACACGGAAAGCGCGGCCATTTTGGACATCATCTACAACGACGAAAAGAAACATGTCGCCGTCGGCGCGAAATGGTTCCGTTTTCTGTGCCATCGGCAAAGAAAAAATCCGGAGGAAACCTTCAAAAAACTGGTCCGGGCCAATTTCCGTGGGCAGTTGAAAGCGCCCTTTAATGACGTAGCCCGGGCAGAGGCCGGGCTCACACCGTCATTTTACCGGAATCTGACATCAACAAACGCCTCATAA
- the bcp gene encoding thioredoxin-dependent thiol peroxidase, which yields MTELAEGMKAPEFSLPRDGGETVALSDYSGRKLVLFFYPKDDTSGCTAEAIAFTALEDKFKAAGTAILGMSPDSVKKHDKFIAKHELSVPLASDEEKTTLQTYGVWVEKSMYGRKYMGVERSTFLIDENGNIEKIWRKVKVPGHAEAVLEAVGG from the coding sequence ATGACTGAACTTGCCGAAGGCATGAAGGCGCCCGAATTTTCCTTGCCGCGAGATGGTGGCGAGACAGTGGCCCTTTCCGATTATTCCGGCCGTAAACTGGTTCTCTTTTTCTACCCGAAAGACGACACCAGCGGCTGCACGGCCGAGGCCATTGCCTTCACTGCACTTGAGGACAAATTCAAGGCTGCGGGGACGGCTATCCTGGGCATGTCTCCCGATAGCGTGAAAAAGCACGACAAGTTCATCGCAAAACACGAACTCTCCGTCCCGCTGGCTTCTGATGAGGAAAAGACAACCCTGCAGACCTATGGGGTCTGGGTTGAAAAAAGCATGTACGGCCGGAAATACATGGGCGTAGAGCGTTCAACTTTTCTCATCGACGAAAACGGTAATATCGAAAAAATCTGGCGCAAGGTTAAAGTTCCGGGGCACGCCGAGGCCGTTCTCGAAGCCGTCGGCGGGTAG
- a CDS encoding DUF3971 domain-containing protein, which translates to MTDTHGGRKRGRRRDSVVLHKMPSANAHEPIIVNTPARFGLLHHFAKGFGILSALVILLLVGTLVLLESGAADGALTGRAQALLQNAAGDQYQATVDNTRIRLAKRGMVALEARDVGLRRVADGVEVLHAEKAKIALQILPLLSGQLEISHIEIVGGLVNAAETEGPGQAAENAQREPFQIANLEPVTDQALTLVRSLSTMLEDRGTRSVFLSDMTLDGVAGGGSSLTVRSAEVSRDGAGGIEVQAGLDFAGQEIDIKAHAAPAGSNGDRTQLDAQVTGVHLGKMIRGLSNNPERKFRLESDVEIDLTALSRGAGQLSELSADLDFSAGELFMDGVAADLRPSRVNVAMDTKRKSIEIRSSRLAIGKSSYSFNGGIIDLLSLPDQKDEGIAIDLLVDRATVAPTDSSEPAIDVAMKAFARFVRAERRLYVDEFIVTSKQGSMFSSASVQLSDTSPEVSFVANIDRMDTASVKQLWPYWIAKMARSWVLQNLFGGTVHDGQIKVFIPEGRMAAALPNALHLDDQQLQIDFDIKNARFDVAGDIPPVRNADGLFSLRGNRMELKIDKGTSYFASKRSVEVSNGLFVIGKTDERPLMAELDIEVSGEAAAVAELISYRPINALERTPYKADDFEGTVSSKVHAVFGLVHKQNPPSPVWDVSLDLDGVSIGPKVDGVKVTNATGKMHVDTTTIKIDAQAELNGIQSQLDFTEPLEAGNGVASDRTVKFQISEKDRAEFAPQLNELIKGTVFLKAKLGKEGRQAFDADFTEAKLILPWIGWSKGKGIKATATFDLVPQETGGEEATARDETDEEERKGLGLPGAFTIKDFNLAGEGFAARGNLELRNGQLINADISRASLSRDDEFSVDVTRKGSTFVVNVSGKAVDLRSSIKHLLADGEGESTETSQEKVELKVRTDRAIGFGGETVQPFKMDYVGQGSKILGLDLQTTTSGGKKIDAVGKHDGSSLVLTISSKDAGAAARFADIYSKIRGGTLDIQLVRSGNGPYVGTVDINDFSVVNDEHLQKLVSTRPQGGESLNEAVRRDIDVSRAYFQYAFARIDMGKGFLHLSDGVARGTEVGFAFQGDVYDSDTGMDITGTFMPAYGLNRLFGEIPVLGIILGNGRDRGLIGITFRLTGSFDDPTLAINPISLIAPGIFRSIFQFRNDSTNVDAEGKYNFRSETR; encoded by the coding sequence ATGACAGACACACATGGCGGACGAAAAAGAGGCAGGCGGCGCGACTCGGTCGTGCTGCACAAAATGCCGTCTGCAAACGCCCATGAACCGATCATCGTGAATACGCCGGCCCGGTTCGGACTGCTTCATCATTTTGCCAAGGGGTTTGGCATTCTTTCCGCACTGGTCATCTTGTTGCTGGTGGGGACTCTGGTGCTTCTGGAGAGCGGAGCCGCTGACGGTGCCCTGACAGGTCGGGCACAGGCCCTACTGCAAAATGCCGCAGGCGATCAGTATCAAGCGACAGTCGACAATACGCGGATCAGGCTGGCCAAGCGCGGAATGGTGGCGCTGGAGGCACGAGATGTGGGACTTCGGCGGGTCGCAGATGGTGTAGAGGTACTCCACGCGGAGAAGGCGAAAATCGCCTTGCAGATCCTGCCGCTTTTGTCCGGTCAACTTGAGATTTCACACATCGAGATCGTAGGGGGTCTTGTAAACGCCGCGGAAACGGAAGGACCCGGTCAGGCTGCCGAAAATGCGCAGAGGGAGCCTTTTCAGATCGCCAATCTCGAGCCGGTGACCGACCAGGCACTGACCCTTGTACGGTCTTTGTCTACAATGCTTGAGGATCGCGGAACCCGTTCGGTATTCCTGTCTGATATGACGCTGGACGGCGTTGCCGGCGGAGGCAGTTCGCTGACGGTCCGTTCGGCGGAGGTTTCCCGCGATGGTGCAGGCGGGATCGAGGTGCAGGCGGGTCTCGATTTCGCCGGCCAGGAGATTGACATCAAGGCCCACGCGGCTCCGGCTGGATCCAATGGCGACCGGACACAGCTCGATGCGCAGGTCACAGGCGTGCATCTTGGCAAAATGATCCGGGGACTTTCCAATAACCCCGAGCGGAAGTTTCGCCTTGAAAGCGATGTTGAGATCGATTTGACCGCGCTCAGCCGAGGTGCCGGACAGTTGTCCGAATTGAGCGCCGACCTGGATTTCTCCGCCGGCGAGTTGTTTATGGATGGCGTTGCCGCCGACCTGAGGCCGAGCCGCGTTAATGTCGCCATGGACACAAAGCGGAAATCCATAGAGATTCGATCGTCCAGGCTTGCTATCGGCAAATCCTCCTACAGTTTCAACGGCGGCATCATCGACCTGCTTAGTTTGCCTGACCAGAAGGACGAGGGTATCGCGATTGACCTTCTTGTGGATCGGGCCACGGTGGCTCCAACCGATTCAAGTGAACCTGCGATCGACGTTGCCATGAAGGCTTTTGCGCGCTTCGTTAGAGCGGAGAGGCGGCTTTATGTTGACGAGTTCATTGTTACGAGCAAGCAGGGCAGCATGTTCTCCTCGGCCAGTGTACAGCTTTCCGACACCAGCCCCGAAGTCAGTTTTGTCGCCAATATCGACCGGATGGATACCGCCTCGGTCAAACAGTTGTGGCCCTACTGGATCGCCAAGATGGCCCGGTCCTGGGTTTTGCAGAACCTGTTCGGCGGTACAGTGCATGATGGCCAGATAAAGGTCTTTATTCCCGAGGGACGCATGGCGGCGGCGCTGCCCAACGCGCTCCATCTGGATGATCAGCAGCTTCAGATCGATTTCGATATCAAGAATGCACGGTTTGATGTTGCGGGCGATATTCCGCCGGTCAGGAACGCCGACGGGTTGTTCAGCCTGCGCGGTAACAGGATGGAACTCAAGATCGACAAGGGCACCTCCTACTTTGCCTCAAAGCGCAGCGTCGAGGTTTCAAACGGTCTTTTTGTCATCGGAAAAACGGATGAGCGCCCGCTGATGGCGGAACTCGATATCGAGGTTTCGGGAGAAGCGGCAGCGGTCGCGGAACTGATCTCCTATCGCCCGATCAATGCCTTGGAGCGCACACCCTATAAAGCCGATGATTTCGAGGGAACGGTCAGTTCGAAAGTTCATGCCGTGTTTGGCCTCGTTCATAAGCAAAACCCGCCGAGCCCGGTCTGGGATGTGTCGCTCGATCTTGATGGCGTCAGTATCGGGCCGAAGGTCGACGGCGTGAAAGTGACCAATGCCACCGGAAAAATGCATGTCGACACGACAACGATCAAGATTGATGCGCAGGCTGAGTTGAACGGCATTCAGTCGCAACTTGATTTTACGGAGCCGCTGGAAGCCGGAAACGGCGTTGCTTCGGACCGGACCGTCAAGTTCCAGATCAGCGAAAAGGATCGGGCTGAGTTTGCCCCGCAACTTAATGAATTGATCAAGGGCACGGTGTTTCTGAAGGCCAAGCTGGGCAAAGAGGGCCGGCAGGCGTTTGATGCAGACTTCACCGAGGCCAAGTTGATCCTGCCGTGGATCGGATGGTCGAAGGGAAAGGGGATCAAGGCGACCGCCACTTTCGACCTTGTGCCGCAAGAGACCGGCGGCGAAGAGGCAACTGCCCGGGACGAGACTGACGAAGAAGAGCGCAAGGGATTGGGGTTGCCCGGTGCGTTCACGATAAAGGATTTCAATCTGGCGGGAGAGGGTTTTGCGGCCAGAGGCAATCTGGAACTTAGAAACGGGCAATTGATCAACGCCGATATTTCGCGCGCATCGCTGAGCCGGGACGATGAATTCTCCGTAGACGTGACCAGAAAAGGCAGCACCTTTGTGGTCAACGTTTCGGGTAAGGCTGTGGATCTGCGATCGTCGATAAAACATCTTCTGGCCGACGGGGAAGGCGAATCCACCGAAACGTCGCAAGAAAAAGTTGAACTGAAAGTCAGGACCGACCGCGCCATTGGCTTCGGCGGCGAGACGGTCCAACCATTCAAGATGGATTATGTCGGGCAAGGCTCCAAAATTTTGGGGCTTGATCTGCAAACCACGACATCAGGCGGGAAGAAGATTGATGCCGTGGGCAAACATGATGGATCAAGTCTCGTCCTGACAATCAGCAGCAAGGATGCGGGTGCCGCTGCGCGCTTTGCAGATATATACAGCAAGATTCGGGGCGGCACGCTGGACATCCAGTTGGTCAGGTCCGGCAACGGGCCTTATGTGGGTACCGTTGATATAAATGATTTCAGCGTCGTGAATGACGAGCACCTTCAAAAACTCGTATCAACACGACCGCAAGGAGGTGAAAGCCTCAATGAAGCCGTTCGCCGGGATATCGATGTCAGCCGTGCCTATTTTCAATATGCCTTTGCGCGCATTGATATGGGCAAGGGTTTCCTGCACCTGAGCGACGGCGTCGCGCGCGGCACGGAGGTTGGCTTCGCCTTCCAGGGCGATGTTTATGATTCTGATACAGGTATGGATATCACCGGCACGTTCATGCCGGCCTATGGCCTTAACAGATTATTTGGCGAGATACCTGTCCTGGGTATTATTCTCGGCAATGGCCGCGACCGTGGTCTCATCGGCATCACGTTCCGCCTGACCGGAAGTTTCGACGATCCGACGCTGGCCATCAATCCGATTTCTCTTATCGCGCCTGGAATATTCAGGTCGATTTTCCAGTTCCGCAACGACAGCACCAATGTCGATGCCGAGGGTAAATACAATTTCAGAAGCGAGACACGCTAG
- the tyrS gene encoding tyrosine--tRNA ligase codes for MSAFKSDFLHTLSERGFIHQTSDNNGLDDLFRQETVTAYIGFDPTASSLHAGSLIQIMMLHWLQQTGHRPIALMGGGTGMIGDPSFKDEARQLMTPEKIEENLSGIRACFSKYLTFGDGETDALMVNNADWLMGINYVEFLRDVGRHFSVNRMLSFDSVKLRLDREQSLSFLEFNYMILQAYDFVELNRRTGCRLQMGGSDQWGNIVNGIDLGHRLGTPQLYAVTSPLLTTSSGAKMGKSATGAIWLNADLLSVYDFWQYWRNTEDADVVRFLKLYTTLPMDEVARLEALGGSEINEVKKTLATEVTAILHGRKAAEEAAETARKTFEEGLAAENLPTIEIPASELDAGIGLLNLFVSAGLAASNGEARRHVKGGAVKVNDKQVTDERRAVDKSDLTEDGIIKLSLGKKKHMLVRPL; via the coding sequence CGAGCGCGGATTCATCCATCAGACATCGGATAACAACGGACTTGATGACCTGTTCCGCCAGGAGACGGTCACCGCCTATATCGGCTTCGATCCAACCGCATCGAGCCTGCATGCCGGTTCCCTCATCCAGATCATGATGCTGCACTGGCTGCAACAGACCGGGCATCGCCCGATCGCGCTGATGGGCGGCGGTACCGGCATGATCGGCGATCCGAGCTTCAAGGATGAAGCGCGGCAATTGATGACGCCTGAAAAGATTGAGGAAAATCTCTCCGGTATCCGGGCGTGCTTCTCCAAATACCTGACATTCGGAGATGGTGAGACCGATGCCTTGATGGTCAACAATGCCGACTGGCTGATGGGCATCAATTATGTCGAATTCCTGCGCGATGTCGGGCGTCATTTCTCCGTTAATCGCATGCTTTCATTCGATTCCGTCAAACTGCGCCTTGACCGGGAACAGTCCCTGTCCTTTCTTGAGTTCAATTACATGATCCTGCAGGCATACGACTTTGTCGAACTGAACCGGCGCACCGGATGCCGGCTGCAGATGGGCGGCTCCGACCAATGGGGAAACATCGTCAACGGCATCGATCTTGGTCACCGCCTGGGTACGCCGCAGCTCTACGCGGTCACATCGCCGCTGCTGACCACCTCATCCGGCGCCAAGATGGGAAAATCGGCAACAGGCGCCATATGGCTCAATGCCGATCTCCTCAGCGTCTATGACTTCTGGCAATACTGGCGCAATACGGAAGATGCCGATGTCGTGCGCTTCCTCAAGCTCTACACGACCTTGCCGATGGACGAAGTTGCGCGGCTCGAGGCACTGGGCGGCTCCGAGATCAATGAGGTCAAGAAGACCCTGGCAACGGAAGTCACCGCGATTCTACACGGTCGAAAGGCGGCGGAAGAAGCGGCCGAGACTGCACGCAAAACCTTCGAGGAAGGCCTGGCAGCCGAAAATCTTCCGACAATCGAGATCCCGGCATCGGAACTCGATGCCGGTATCGGCCTGCTGAACCTGTTCGTATCTGCCGGTCTTGCGGCCTCCAATGGCGAGGCAAGACGTCATGTGAAAGGCGGCGCCGTGAAGGTCAATGACAAACAGGTCACGGATGAGCGGCGCGCGGTCGACAAGTCGGATCTGACCGAAGACGGAATAATCAAGCTTTCCCTAGGCAAGAAGAAGCATATGCTCGTCAGGCCGCTTTGA